The following nucleotide sequence is from Alkalihalobacillus sp. LMS39.
CTATACTGCAACAGTTGAAGCAATGGGTAACGACCAAGTACATATTGGGTTCCTACCTCCATTTGGTTATGTATTAGGAACTGAACGTTATGACCATATTCAAGCCGTTTTAAAATCTGTTCGTAACGGTAGTTCAACGTACAAAGCTCAATATGTAGTTCGAGCAGACTCTGATATTCAATCGCTTGAAGATCTAGAAGGTAAAATTTGGGCGTTTGCTGATCCAACTTCTACTAGTGGATACCTTTTCCCAGCAGCACAATTAATGGATGAATATGGTGTAACAGATGTAGAAAACTTCTTCTCTAACTTAATTACTGCTGGAGGACATGATAACGCATTAATTCAAGTGTTAGAAGGCGATGCAGATGTTGCGACTACATTTGATGATGCTCGTACTGTTATTGAAGAGGACTATCCTGAAGTAATGGATGAATTACGTATTCTTGGTTACACTGACGATATTCCAAACGACACGATTTCGGTTTCAACAAATCTTCCACAAGATTTAATTGACCGTATCATTGAAGTCTTCCTTTCATTCAATGATGATCCTGAAATGATTGAAATTATGGAATCTGTGTATAACTGGACTGGAATTGACACTGCAGAAGATAGTGACTATGACGTTGTTCGTAGTGTATACGAGAAATTTGACATTGAGTAATTATAAATAACTTGAAGAGGCTGGGACAAAACAGTAAATAAAAAATGAGTGGCACTCACCCTGATGAGTTGGGGTGAGTGCCACTCTTTATTTTACATTTTTAGATTTTAGTAATTTTTAGGATTTAAATAAGGATACCATCTGATAAAATTAAAGTAACCACACAATAACTTAACGGAGGTATCCTTATGTTTAAACATTATACCATGAATCAAATCATTTTACCGCTAGATTTAGAAGTAAAACTTCAAGAAAATGATATTGCCTACGCCGTCAATGATCTCGTAGAACAGATTCCCGATGAAGCATTCGCTAGCTTTTTACGTGAAACGGGTAACCCTGCTTATCATCCACGGATGATGATGAAAGTGATTTTGTGTGCTTACACGCAATCTGTTTTCTCTGGTAGAAAGATCGAGGCATTACTCAAAGATAGTGTTCGTATGATGTGGCTAGCTCAAGGGTATGAACCGAGTTATCGTACCATCAATCGTTTCCGTGTCCATCAAGAAGTAAAGGAATTACTACGCCAGTGCTTCGTACAATTTCGTTGTCAGCTCGTACAAGAAAAATTGATTGAGGAGGAAGCGATTTTTATTGATGGAACGAAAATTGAAGCGAATGCCAATAAGTTTACGTTTGTTTGGCGAAAAGCGGTCGAAAAATACAGTGCCAATTTGGTGGAGAAGTCCAACCAAATGTATGATGAGTTGTTGGAAAAAGAAATTATTCCAGAAATCGAACGGGAAAACCTGGATGAACTATCTACGGAAGAACTCGTAAAAGTAGTGAAAAAGCTTGATGACAAGGTAGAGGAATATGATAACCAAATAGAAGCGAGTAAAGATGTAAGTGAACGAAAACAACTTCGTTCGGAACGCAAAATTCCAAAGCAGTATCGGAAACAGTTCAAGAATTATGTAGCTCGCAAACAAAAATATCAAAACGACATGGCCATATTCGGAGAGCGAAACAGTTACTCAAAATCGGATCATGATGCGACTTTTATGCGAATGAAAGATGATTATATGAAGAACGGCCAACTAAAAGCCGGTTATAATGTGCAAATTGCGACAGAAGGACAATACACGCTCGCTTTTGATGTATTCTCTAACCCGACCGATACACGCACACTAATCCCTTTTCTGGACAAAATCGAGGAAAGTTTCTTTAAGCTGCCCCCATATATTGTCGCTGACGCAGGCTATGGTAGTGAACAAAACTACGTAGATGTAATCGAACATCGAGAGCGTATCCCATTAATTACCTATAACATGTATCGTAAAGAGAAAAAGAAGAAATATAAGAATAACGCTTTCTACACCACCAATTGGGACTATAACGAGAAAACGGATTCTTACACATGCCCAAATGGAAAAAACTTGGTGTTCCGATACATCTCAAATCGAAAAGACAAAGATGGATTTACACGAACGTTTAAGGTCTATGAGTGTGAAGACTGTTCAAGTTGTCCATTCCGTTCCCAATGCACCAAGGCTAAAGAAGGCTATCATCGGAAAATACAGTACAACGAAAAATGGGAACAGCAAAAAGAATACGTAAGACAACAGCTTTCAGAAGAGAAAACGGGTGAAATCTACGGTAGGCGTAAAACCGATGTGGAACCAGTTTTCGGATTTTTGAAGGCTAATTTGCATTTCACTCGTCTGTCAGTGAGAGGCAAAGAGAAGGTGAAAAATGAATTAGGGTTTGCCTTCCTGGCGGTGAACTTGAGAAAGTACATTGCCAGGAGCGGCTAATATGATAATAATCCATCTAACGCTCCAACTAAAAAGGTTCCGAACATCATCTTTGGATGTTCGGAACCTTTTTCAATTATTTCTGGCTAGTTATGTCCCAGCCTCTCCTCTTTTGTTTTCTTATCCATAATGTAAAGAAAGCAAAAGAGGGGGACAACCTTCTACAAGATATAGAAATGAGGGAATGAGATGATTGAATTTAAAGATGTATCACTTGTTTATCCAAATGGTACACAAGGTTTAAAAAATGTAAACCTTAAAATAAATCAAGGGGAATTTGTCGTCATTGTTGGATTATCTGGTGCGGGGAAATCTACACTAATTCGCAGTATGAACCGACTTGTAACACCAACCTCTGGGGAATTACGAATTGAAGACGATGATATTTTAAAATATAATCAGCGTAAGTTACGGAAATTACGCACTGAAGTCGGAATGATTTTCCAAAACTATAATTTAGTCAAACGATCTACAGTAATGAAAAATGTTATTTCTGGTCGCTTAGGTCATACAGGAACGATAAAAAGCTTATTAAATATTTTCCCTAAAGAAGACTTAGCTTTGGCTTATCGTAGCCTTGAGCGTGTAAATATTGCTGAAAAAGTGTATATGCGTGCCGATCAATTAAGTGGTGGTCAGCAACAGCGGGTTGCCATTGCTCGTGTATTAACACAACAACCTAAAGTGATTTTAGCGGACGAACCAGTCGCAAGTCTTGATCCACCAACATCACATCAAGTGATGACCTACTTACGAAAAGTAAACAAAGAAGATAATATCACAACGATTGTTAATCTACACTTTATTGACATGGCAATGGAATATGCGGACCGAATTATTGGAATGCGTGCAGGTGAAGTCGTATTTGATGGTCCAGCAAGTGAAGTATCTGAGCAAACGTTTGAAGAAATATACGGTCGAAAAATTCGAGAGGATGACCTTGTAGGAGGTCAAGAAAATGAGTAAACCAGAAATAGCTGGTGTTGTTTCAACTAATGCCAAACTTAGAATGACTGTTATTTTCTTTGCCATTGTTGGTGTTTATGCCTATACTTCATGGGCAACAGAATCAACACCAATGGACATCATTCACGGCTGGGGTGGTTTTCAACGAATTATGACCGACCTTTTCCCACCAAATTGGAGCTATGCACCACAAGTATGGGAAAAGCTAGTAGAAACGTTACATATGGCCATTATTGCAACAACTTTTGCAGCTATTGTGAGTGTACCTATCTTTTTGCTTTCTGCTGCAAATCTGTTTCCACAGTCATGGATTCACCAACCTATTCGTTTTATTATGAACGTATTACGTACAATTCCAGATATTTTGCTTGCGATTATTTTTGTTGGTATATTTGGTGTTGGTGTTTTCCCAGGGATTATGGCTTTATTCATATTCTCTTTAGGACTTCTTGCTAAACTGATGTATGAAACAATTGAAGCCATTGATATGAATCCATTGGATGCCATTCGAGCTTCGGGTGGAAATACGATTCAAGTTATTTGGTATGCTGTATTGCCACAAGTATTGCCACAATTCGTATCCTTTAGCTTGTATGTTTTTGAAGTAAATGTCCGTGCCTCAACGGTATTAGGTTTTGTCGGGGCTGGTGGTATCGGTTTATTACTTCAACAACAAATAAGTTTCTTCAACTATCCACGGGTCATGACAATTATTATTATTATATTTGCAGCTGTTGTTGTCATTGATTACATTAGTAATAAGATAAGGGAGAGAATTGTGTAATGGAACTTATTTTACCTCCAAAGAAAAAACGTTCGGCTTGGAAAATAACCCGCAATATTTTAATTACCGTCGCCGTTGCTGCCCTTTATATTTGGACTTTTGTTTCAATTGATGTGAACTGGGGTCGTGTGTTCAGTGAGAGAACCCTAACGAATATGGGACGAGTCATTCCGCAATTGTTTTCTCCTGACTGGAGTGCGTTTGGTAAAGTTATGGGCTTGATGTGGGAAACATTGCAAATGGCCTATACTGGAACACTTCTTGCTGCCATACTAGCGATTCCATTTGGATTTTTCGCAGCTAGTAATATGG
It contains:
- a CDS encoding IS1182 family transposase; protein product: MFKHYTMNQIILPLDLEVKLQENDIAYAVNDLVEQIPDEAFASFLRETGNPAYHPRMMMKVILCAYTQSVFSGRKIEALLKDSVRMMWLAQGYEPSYRTINRFRVHQEVKELLRQCFVQFRCQLVQEKLIEEEAIFIDGTKIEANANKFTFVWRKAVEKYSANLVEKSNQMYDELLEKEIIPEIERENLDELSTEELVKVVKKLDDKVEEYDNQIEASKDVSERKQLRSERKIPKQYRKQFKNYVARKQKYQNDMAIFGERNSYSKSDHDATFMRMKDDYMKNGQLKAGYNVQIATEGQYTLAFDVFSNPTDTRTLIPFLDKIEESFFKLPPYIVADAGYGSEQNYVDVIEHRERIPLITYNMYRKEKKKKYKNNAFYTTNWDYNEKTDSYTCPNGKNLVFRYISNRKDKDGFTRTFKVYECEDCSSCPFRSQCTKAKEGYHRKIQYNEKWEQQKEYVRQQLSEEKTGEIYGRRKTDVEPVFGFLKANLHFTRLSVRGKEKVKNELGFAFLAVNLRKYIARSG
- the phnC gene encoding phosphonate ABC transporter ATP-binding protein, whose protein sequence is MIEFKDVSLVYPNGTQGLKNVNLKINQGEFVVIVGLSGAGKSTLIRSMNRLVTPTSGELRIEDDDILKYNQRKLRKLRTEVGMIFQNYNLVKRSTVMKNVISGRLGHTGTIKSLLNIFPKEDLALAYRSLERVNIAEKVYMRADQLSGGQQQRVAIARVLTQQPKVILADEPVASLDPPTSHQVMTYLRKVNKEDNITTIVNLHFIDMAMEYADRIIGMRAGEVVFDGPASEVSEQTFEEIYGRKIREDDLVGGQENE
- a CDS encoding phosphate/phosphite/phosphonate ABC transporter substrate-binding protein — protein: MKKLLSLLIVLALAFFLAACGTAEETPEETPGAEPEAEETEQTDEAAGEEATEADYPDELVMGFVPSQDSANIADTVAPLAERLSEELGIPVRGQVMTNYTATVEAMGNDQVHIGFLPPFGYVLGTERYDHIQAVLKSVRNGSSTYKAQYVVRADSDIQSLEDLEGKIWAFADPTSTSGYLFPAAQLMDEYGVTDVENFFSNLITAGGHDNALIQVLEGDADVATTFDDARTVIEEDYPEVMDELRILGYTDDIPNDTISVSTNLPQDLIDRIIEVFLSFNDDPEMIEIMESVYNWTGIDTAEDSDYDVVRSVYEKFDIE
- the phnE gene encoding phosphonate ABC transporter, permease protein PhnE — encoded protein: MSKPEIAGVVSTNAKLRMTVIFFAIVGVYAYTSWATESTPMDIIHGWGGFQRIMTDLFPPNWSYAPQVWEKLVETLHMAIIATTFAAIVSVPIFLLSAANLFPQSWIHQPIRFIMNVLRTIPDILLAIIFVGIFGVGVFPGIMALFIFSLGLLAKLMYETIEAIDMNPLDAIRASGGNTIQVIWYAVLPQVLPQFVSFSLYVFEVNVRASTVLGFVGAGGIGLLLQQQISFFNYPRVMTIIIIIFAAVVVIDYISNKIRERIV